The Candidatus Sphingomonas colombiensis genome contains the following window.
CGCGGTTGATCGACATTGGCTTCATCGGCAATGGTTGGGACGATATCGTTGCGGAGGAACTGCTTGCAGACCAATTTTCACCTTATTAAGCCATTATTTCAAGGCTTTGAATGGTTTGATGAAGGTCTGCAACGCAGCCTGAAGGCCGCCGGCTGGGCGCCGGTGACGCGCCCGGAATCGATGGTGATCCTGCATGTGCTGGGCGGAGAAACGCGCCCCGCGGATATTGCCCGCGCGCTGCGCCTTTCCCGTCAGGCGGTGCATTCGACGATCGCCAGCCTCGTCGAAGCGGGGTTCTTCGCGCTGGCCCCCGATCCCGCGGACGGCCGAGTGAAGATCGTTGTCCTGACCGACAAGGGACGGGCGATGAAGGAC
Protein-coding sequences here:
- a CDS encoding MarR family transcriptional regulator; this encodes MQTNFHLIKPLFQGFEWFDEGLQRSLKAAGWAPVTRPESMVILHVLGGETRPADIARALRLSRQAVHSTIASLVEAGFFALAPDPADGRVKIVVLTDKGRAMKDDADRIVERLAIALEKRIGKREMAALRGVFATDWGEPVTIEVAHQDRS